ACCGATCCAAAGGGCACGTGGCACCACGTCACCTTTGAGGCGCCTCTTGTTGACGAGGAATTCCTGACCGACGGCACCATGTTCGACGGCTCGTCCATTGCTGGCTGGAAAGCCATCAATGAGAGCGACATGATCCTGATGCCAGACACAAAAACGCTTGTGCGTGACCCGTTCTTCGCACAGCCAACGATTTCGCTGACCTGCGACGTGCTCGAGCCTTCCACCGGCCAGCCTTACAATCGTGACCCACGGACGACGGCCAAGGCCGCTGAAGCCTATCTGAAATCGACAGGTATCGGTGACACGGCGTTCTTCGGTCCTGAAGCAGAATTTTTCATCTTCGACGACGTGCGGATCTCCAGTGACCAGCATCACATGGGTTTCATGATCGATTCGACCGAAGGTCCATACAACATGGGCCGTGAGTTCGAAGGCGGCAATATGGGCCACCGTCCGCGCACGAAAGGTGGCTACTTCCCAGTACCGCCAGTGGACAGCGAGCAGGACCTGCGGTCCGAAATGCTGATCTACATGCGCGAAATGGGCATCGAGCCAGAGAAGCACCACCACGAAGTGGCGCCTTCCCAGCACGAACTCGGCATGAAATTCGACACCCTCGTCGAAGTCGCAGATCAGCTGCAAAAGTACAAATACGTCGTGAAGCAAGTCTCGCACGCCTTCGGCAAGACGGCCACGTTCATGGCCAAGCCTGTCTACGGCGATAACGGTTCAGGCATGCACGTCCACCAGTCGATCTGGAAGGGTGGCAAGCCGGTTTTCGCAGGCGACCGTTATGCGGACCTGTCCGAAACCTGCCTTCACTACATTGGCGGCATCATCAAGCACGCACGGGCGATCAACGCGTTCTCTAACTCAACGACCAACAGCTATAAGCGTCTGGTCCCAGGCTTCGAAGCGCCGATCATGCTCGCCTACTCCGCGCGCAACCGCTCTGCTTCGATTCGTATCCCCTGGGTCAGCTCACCAAAGGCCAAGCGTCTTGAAACACGCTTCCCTGACCCGATGGGCAACCCATACCTGATCTTCTCGGCCCTTCTCATGGCCGGTCTTGACGGTATCGAGAACAAGATCGATCCCGGCGAAGCCATGGACAAGGATCTCTACGACCTGTCGCCAGAAGAGCAGTCCGGTATCCCAACGGTATGTTCGTCCCTCGAGCAGGCGCTTGCTGCCCTCGATGCAGACCGCGAGTTCCTGAAAAAGGGCAACGTGTTCAACGACGACCAGATCGACGCCTATATCGAACTGAAAATGGCCGAGGTTGTCCGTTACAACACGACACCTCACCCAGTCGAATTCGACATGTACTACAGCTGCTAATCGCAGCTCTCCTGAACGAGAAAAGGCCGGAGCATCGCTCCGGCCTTTTTTGTGTCGACTGTCTGGTC
This genomic stretch from Parvularcula sp. LCG005 harbors:
- the glnA gene encoding type I glutamate--ammonia ligase, producing MSAKDVLKYVKDNEIKFVDLRFTDPKGTWHHVTFEAPLVDEEFLTDGTMFDGSSIAGWKAINESDMILMPDTKTLVRDPFFAQPTISLTCDVLEPSTGQPYNRDPRTTAKAAEAYLKSTGIGDTAFFGPEAEFFIFDDVRISSDQHHMGFMIDSTEGPYNMGREFEGGNMGHRPRTKGGYFPVPPVDSEQDLRSEMLIYMREMGIEPEKHHHEVAPSQHELGMKFDTLVEVADQLQKYKYVVKQVSHAFGKTATFMAKPVYGDNGSGMHVHQSIWKGGKPVFAGDRYADLSETCLHYIGGIIKHARAINAFSNSTTNSYKRLVPGFEAPIMLAYSARNRSASIRIPWVSSPKAKRLETRFPDPMGNPYLIFSALLMAGLDGIENKIDPGEAMDKDLYDLSPEEQSGIPTVCSSLEQALAALDADREFLKKGNVFNDDQIDAYIELKMAEVVRYNTTPHPVEFDMYYSC